One Numenius arquata chromosome 9, bNumArq3.hap1.1, whole genome shotgun sequence DNA window includes the following coding sequences:
- the ENPP5 gene encoding ectonucleotide pyrophosphatase/phosphodiesterase family member 5 produces MLPQKRGRIPSRIAMNCYWKVLPVFLLFLPSSLSLQAARPRVLLVSFDGFRWDYIYKASTPNFHYAMENGVHVKQVTNVFITKTYPNHYTMVTGLYAESHGIVANEMYDPILNETFSLNKMDVHNSRFWEEASPIWVTNQKEGHKTGAAMWPGTDVKIHGVYPTYYMPYNESVSFEDRVARLIDWFTSEEPINFGLLYWEQPDEMGHVLGPENPLMGPVISDIDKKLGYLISELKKAKLWGVINVIITSDHGMSQSSSERLIELDQYVNRELYTVIDHSPAVAVLPKEGKLDEVYEALANAHPNMTVYKKEQIPDRLHYKHNSKIQPILAVADKGWEIVQNKSDGFQLGNHGYDNILPEMHPIFVAVGPAFRKNATREGMNATDLYPLLCHLLGINPLPSNGSFSAVKDLLAEEVPVAPGADTYATAIGVFLGGFLVVVFIAVFVKHFVLTQANTMQMQHPEAAQPLLQD; encoded by the exons ATGTTGCCTCAGAAGAGGGGACGAATACCTTCCAGAATAGCCATGAACTGCTACTGGAAAGTCCTGCCAGTTTTCTTACTATTTCTTCCAAGTTCGTTGTCTCTCCAGGCAGCCCGGCCCAGGGTCTTGCTAGTATCTTTCGATGGATTTCGATGGGATTACATCTATAAAGCCTCAACTCCCAATTTTCATTATGCCATGGAGAATGGTGTTCATGTCAAACAGGTCACGAATGTGTTTATAACGAAAACGTATCCTAATCATTATACAATGGTGACTGGTCTCTATGCAGAAAGCCATGGTATAGTTGCTAATGAGATGTATGATCCTATTCTGAATGAAACTTTCTCTCTGAACAAAATGGATGTCCATAACTCCAGATTCTGGGAAGAAGCCAGCCCAATATGGGTAACAAACCAGAAGGAGGGACATAAAACCGGAGCAGCTATGTGGCCTGGAACAGATGTCAAAATCCATGGAGTCTATCCTACGTATTATATGCCCTACAATGAATCTGTTTCCTTTGAAGATAGAGTTGCTAGGCTTATTGACTGGTTTACATCAGAAGAACCCATAAACTTTGGTCTCCTATATTGGGAACAGCCTGATGAGATGGGCCATGTTCTGGGCCCGGAAAACCCACTGATGGGACCGGTAATCAGTGATATTGACAAAAAGCTGGGTTATCTCATCTCTgaactgaagaaagcaaagcTGTGGGGTGTGATAAATGTCATAATCACAAGCGATCATGGAATGTCCCAGTCCTCCTCGGAAAGGCTCATTGAGCTTGATCAGTATGTGAATAGAGAGCTCTATACAGTCATTGACCATTCTCCTGCAGTAGCTGTTTTGCCAAAAGAAG gcAAACTGGATGAAGTATATGAAGCTTTGGCCAATGCTCATCCCAACATGACTGTATATAAAAAGGAGCAGATTCCAGATAGATTGCATTATAAACACAACAGTAAAATTCAGCCAATCTTAGCAGTAGCTGATAAAGGATGGGAAATTGTACAGAATAAGTCTGACGGTTTTCAAC TTGGTAATCATGGATATGACAACATCTTACCAGAAATGCATCCAATTTTTGTGGCAGTTGGGCCTGCTTTCCGAAAGAATGCCACCAGAGAAGGCATGAATGCTACAGACTTGTACCCCTTATTGTGCCATCTCCTTGGTATTAACCCGCTGCCAAGCAACGGTTCGTTCAGCGCCGTGAAAGACCTACTTGCTGAAGAAGTTCCTGTAGCCCCCGGAGCAGACACCTATGCTACTGCTATAGGAGTCTTTTTGGGCGGTTTTCTTGTTGTggtttttattgcagtttttgTTAAGCATTTTGTCCTCACCCAAGCGAATACCATGCAAATGCAACACCCTGAAGCTGCACAGCCACTGTTGCAAGATTAA